A section of the Neorhizobium galegae bv. orientalis str. HAMBI 540 genome encodes:
- a CDS encoding MalY/PatB family protein, whose product MTDFDAVHERRGTGSSKWSKYPDDVLPMWVADMDFPAAPEIVDAIRNRLEHPMLGYGVARDELRAQIISDMQEKYGWTVSPDEIVFLPGVVPGFNMALHAMLQPGDGVLVQTPVYRPILEAPANWNLVRHEAPLTPAAEGYVMDAGAFAAELAKSKALLFCNPQNPTGKVFTADELKTITDLCRQNDTLIISDEIHCDLLFDGRRHVPIATLSQDAANRTITLMAASKTYNIAGLKTAFAIIGNKAIREKFNQARLGMVDNANIIGLEATLAAFSKAGDWKTRMLAYIEANRDFLSAELARRFPKIKLIPSEGTFLAWLDCTELGLEPDAQSYFLEHGKVGFNAGSEFGAAYGNFVRINFGCPRTLLEEGLSRMERAIGRNT is encoded by the coding sequence ATGACCGATTTCGACGCCGTGCACGAACGCCGGGGCACCGGTAGCTCGAAGTGGAGCAAGTATCCGGACGACGTGCTGCCCATGTGGGTCGCCGACATGGACTTCCCCGCGGCACCGGAGATCGTCGACGCCATCCGCAACCGGCTCGAACATCCGATGCTCGGCTACGGCGTCGCCCGCGATGAACTGCGAGCCCAAATCATCTCCGACATGCAGGAAAAATACGGCTGGACCGTCTCGCCCGACGAGATCGTCTTCCTTCCCGGCGTCGTGCCCGGATTCAACATGGCGCTACACGCGATGCTTCAGCCCGGCGACGGCGTACTGGTGCAGACGCCGGTCTACCGTCCCATCCTCGAAGCCCCCGCGAATTGGAATCTCGTCCGGCACGAAGCGCCGCTTACCCCGGCCGCTGAAGGCTATGTGATGGATGCCGGGGCCTTCGCGGCGGAACTGGCAAAATCGAAGGCGCTGCTGTTCTGCAACCCGCAGAACCCGACGGGCAAGGTGTTCACCGCCGACGAACTCAAGACAATCACCGATCTCTGCCGCCAGAACGATACGCTGATCATCTCCGACGAAATCCATTGCGACCTTCTGTTCGACGGCCGCCGCCACGTGCCGATCGCCACGCTTTCGCAAGATGCGGCCAACCGCACGATCACCCTGATGGCTGCCAGCAAGACCTACAACATAGCCGGCCTGAAGACCGCCTTCGCGATCATCGGCAACAAGGCGATCCGCGAAAAATTCAACCAGGCGCGGCTTGGAATGGTCGACAACGCCAATATTATCGGGCTCGAGGCGACGCTTGCGGCCTTCTCGAAGGCGGGCGACTGGAAGACGCGGATGCTCGCTTATATCGAGGCCAACCGCGATTTTCTATCGGCTGAGTTGGCGCGCCGGTTTCCCAAGATCAAGCTCATCCCGTCGGAAGGCACGTTCCTCGCCTGGCTCGACTGCACGGAACTCGGTCTGGAACCGGATGCGCAGAGTTATTTCCTCGAACATGGCAAGGTCGGCTTCAATGCCGGCTCGGAATTCGGCGCGGCCTACGGCAACTTCGTCCGCATCAATTTCGGATGCCCACGCACCCTGCTTGAGGAAGGCCTGAGCCGCATGGAGCGCGCAATCGGCCGGAATACCTGA
- the rhaI gene encoding L-rhamnose catabolism isomerase: MTELKITTNVIAAENDKRSAALKSDYDALGENLSRRGVDIETITRDVEKFFVAVPSWGVGTGGTRFARFPGQGEPRGIFDKLDDCSVIHQLTRATPTVSLHIPWDKADPKELLAKGDALGLGFDAMNSNTFSDAPGQAHSYKYGSLSHTNAATRAQAIEHNLECIEIGKAIGSKALTVWIGDGSNFPGQSHFTRMFERYLASMAEIYKALPDDWRLFSEHKMYEPAFYSTVVQDWGTNYLIANTLGPKAFCLVDLGHHAPNTNIEMIVARLIQFGKLGGFHFNDSKYGDDDLDAGAIEPYRLFLVFNELVDAEHRGIKDFRPAHMIDQSHNVTDPIESLISSANEIRRAYAQALLVDRVALDGFQQENDALMASETLKRAYRTDVEPILAEARRRSGGAIDPVAAYRASGYRKKVALERPVSISGGGGII, encoded by the coding sequence ATGACTGAGCTCAAGATCACGACCAATGTGATCGCCGCTGAAAACGATAAGCGCTCCGCAGCGCTCAAATCCGACTACGATGCGCTCGGCGAGAACCTGTCGCGGCGCGGCGTCGATATCGAAACGATCACCCGGGATGTCGAAAAGTTCTTTGTCGCCGTACCCTCCTGGGGTGTCGGCACCGGCGGCACGCGTTTCGCCCGTTTTCCGGGCCAAGGCGAGCCGCGCGGCATTTTTGACAAGCTCGATGACTGCTCGGTCATCCATCAGTTGACCCGCGCGACGCCGACCGTTTCGCTGCATATCCCGTGGGACAAGGCGGATCCGAAGGAATTGCTGGCCAAGGGCGATGCGCTGGGTCTCGGTTTCGACGCGATGAACTCGAATACGTTTTCAGATGCACCGGGACAGGCGCATTCCTATAAATACGGCTCGCTTAGCCACACGAATGCTGCGACACGCGCCCAGGCGATCGAGCACAATCTCGAATGTATCGAGATCGGCAAGGCGATCGGTTCCAAGGCGCTGACGGTGTGGATTGGCGACGGCTCGAACTTTCCGGGCCAGAGCCATTTCACGCGGATGTTCGAACGTTATCTCGCTTCGATGGCGGAGATCTACAAGGCGTTGCCGGACGATTGGCGGCTGTTTTCCGAGCACAAGATGTACGAGCCGGCCTTCTATTCGACGGTGGTGCAGGATTGGGGCACGAATTACCTGATCGCCAATACGCTGGGACCGAAAGCCTTCTGCCTCGTCGATCTCGGCCACCACGCGCCGAACACCAATATCGAGATGATCGTTGCCCGGCTCATCCAGTTCGGCAAGCTCGGCGGCTTCCACTTCAACGATTCCAAATATGGCGACGACGATCTTGATGCCGGTGCGATCGAGCCCTACCGCCTGTTCCTCGTCTTCAACGAGTTGGTGGATGCGGAGCATCGCGGCATCAAGGATTTTCGCCCGGCGCATATGATCGACCAGTCGCACAATGTCACGGACCCGATCGAAAGCCTGATTTCCAGCGCCAACGAGATCCGCCGTGCCTATGCGCAGGCATTGCTGGTCGATCGAGTAGCACTTGACGGTTTCCAGCAGGAAAATGACGCGCTGATGGCCTCCGAGACGCTGAAGCGCGCCTATCGCACCGATGTCGAACCGATCCTTGCCGAAGCCCGCCGCCGCTCCGGCGGCGCGATCGATCCGGTTGCGGCCTATCGCGCCAGCGGGTATCGGAAAAAGGTCGCGCTCGAACGTCCGGTTTCGATCAGCGGTGGTGGAGGGATCATCTGA
- a CDS encoding bifunctional rhamnulose-1-phosphate aldolase/short-chain dehydrogenase, with protein sequence MSGQTRLLENRWNDAQAAKLDEPGKLLYRSNLLGADKRITNYGGGNTSAKVMETDPLTGEKVKVMWVKGSGGDVGTIKLDGFATLYMDKLEALKGLYKGVEDEDRMVGFLPHCTFNLNPRAASIDTPLHGFVPFTHVDHMHPDAIIAIAASKNSRELTQQVFGAEIGWLPWRRPGFQLGLDLEAFVKANPNAKGVVLESHGLFTWANDAKACYELTLDIINKAIEWFAKETEGKTIFGGPVAKSLPAPERRAIVAKLMPEIRGRIGKAERKLGHFDDQDAVLEFINSKDLKPLGSLGTSCPDHFLRTKIRPLIIDFDPAKPDVDAVIAALDTALEDYRADYGRYYEACKHANSPAMRDPNPVIFLVPGVGLLSFARDKATARIAGEFYVNAINVMRGASTVSEYQGLPEQEAFDIEYWLLEEAKLQRMPKPKSLAGQVALVTGGAGGIGRATAARLMGEGACVVLADIDGSALDTTKADFEKSFGKDAVRGVLLDVTTEDAVITAFAEACVEFGGVDILVSNAGIASSAPVEETTLAMWSKNIDILATGYFLVSREAFRLFRRQKLGGNVVFVASKNGLASSPNASAYCTAKAAEIHLARCLALEGAEAGIRVNTVNPDAVLRGSKIWNGEWREQRAASSKIEVDDLEEHYRKRSLLKLNVFPEDIAEAIYFLASDASAKSTGNIINVDAGNAQSFTR encoded by the coding sequence ATGTCGGGCCAAACCCGCCTTCTCGAAAACCGTTGGAACGATGCTCAAGCCGCCAAGCTCGATGAGCCCGGCAAGCTGCTCTATCGCTCCAATCTTCTCGGTGCCGACAAGCGCATCACCAATTACGGCGGCGGCAATACTTCCGCCAAGGTGATGGAAACCGATCCGCTGACCGGCGAAAAAGTGAAGGTCATGTGGGTGAAGGGATCGGGCGGCGATGTCGGCACGATCAAGCTCGACGGTTTCGCCACCCTCTACATGGACAAGCTGGAAGCGCTGAAGGGGCTCTACAAGGGCGTCGAGGACGAGGACCGCATGGTCGGCTTCCTGCCGCATTGCACCTTCAACCTCAATCCGCGCGCCGCTTCCATCGATACCCCGCTACACGGTTTCGTGCCGTTCACCCATGTGGACCACATGCACCCGGACGCGATCATTGCGATTGCGGCTTCCAAAAACTCAAGGGAACTGACGCAGCAGGTCTTCGGTGCCGAAATCGGCTGGCTGCCCTGGCGGCGGCCGGGTTTCCAGCTCGGGCTCGATCTCGAAGCGTTCGTCAAGGCTAACCCGAATGCCAAGGGCGTCGTGCTGGAAAGTCATGGCCTGTTCACCTGGGCAAATGATGCCAAGGCCTGCTACGAACTGACGCTCGACATCATCAACAAGGCGATCGAATGGTTCGCCAAAGAGACCGAAGGCAAGACGATCTTCGGCGGGCCCGTGGCGAAGAGCCTGCCTGCACCGGAACGTCGGGCGATCGTCGCGAAACTGATGCCGGAGATCCGCGGTCGGATCGGCAAGGCGGAGCGCAAGCTCGGCCATTTCGACGACCAGGATGCGGTGCTGGAATTCATCAATTCCAAGGACCTGAAGCCGCTTGGGAGCCTCGGCACCTCCTGCCCTGACCATTTCCTGCGCACGAAAATCCGTCCGCTGATCATCGATTTCGATCCTGCCAAGCCGGATGTCGATGCGGTGATCGCTGCGCTCGACACGGCGCTCGAAGATTATCGCGCCGATTACGGCCGTTATTATGAGGCATGCAAACACGCCAATTCACCCGCCATGCGCGACCCCAACCCGGTGATCTTCCTGGTTCCGGGCGTCGGACTGCTGTCGTTTGCGCGTGACAAGGCGACTGCCCGGATTGCCGGCGAGTTCTACGTCAACGCCATCAACGTGATGCGCGGGGCGTCCACGGTTTCCGAATATCAGGGCCTGCCGGAGCAGGAGGCCTTTGACATCGAATACTGGCTGCTCGAAGAGGCGAAGCTGCAGCGCATGCCGAAGCCGAAGAGCCTTGCCGGACAGGTGGCCTTGGTCACCGGCGGCGCCGGCGGCATCGGGCGGGCAACCGCGGCCAGGCTGATGGGCGAGGGTGCCTGCGTGGTACTTGCCGATATCGACGGCAGTGCGCTCGACACGACCAAAGCCGATTTCGAAAAGTCGTTCGGCAAGGATGCGGTGCGCGGGGTCCTGCTCGACGTGACGACCGAGGACGCGGTGATCACTGCGTTTGCCGAGGCCTGCGTCGAATTCGGCGGCGTCGATATCCTCGTCTCGAATGCCGGGATCGCGTCTTCCGCGCCGGTCGAGGAAACCACGCTTGCCATGTGGAGCAAGAATATCGACATCCTGGCGACGGGTTATTTCCTCGTTTCGCGTGAGGCCTTCCGGTTGTTCCGGCGCCAAAAGCTCGGGGGCAACGTCGTCTTTGTTGCTTCCAAGAACGGGCTTGCCTCTTCTCCGAATGCGTCGGCCTACTGCACCGCCAAGGCCGCCGAAATCCATCTCGCCCGCTGCCTGGCGCTCGAAGGCGCCGAGGCCGGCATCCGCGTCAATACGGTCAATCCGGACGCCGTGCTGCGCGGATCGAAGATCTGGAACGGCGAATGGCGCGAACAGCGGGCCGCCTCGTCCAAGATCGAGGTGGACGACCTTGAGGAGCACTACCGCAAGCGGTCGCTGCTCAAGCTCAATGTCTTCCCGGAGGATATCGCGGAGGCGATTTATTTCCTCGCCAGCGATGCCTCGGCCAAGTCGACGGGGAATATCATCAACGTGGATGCCGGCAACGCCCAGAGCTTTACGCGGTAG
- a CDS encoding DeoR/GlpR family DNA-binding transcription regulator, which produces MHERERHRIILSAIQEKPVITVQDIAELTEASEATIRRDIASLHVQGKLRRVRGGAEAMHPPQIGQLSARSFRVSESVNIDKKRAIARRAVELCDEGDSVIINGGTTTFQMVHFMSARRLQVMTNSFAIAEHLVKHSKNTVTIPGGAIYREQSLILSPFDNDAIRNFYARRMFIGAQGVGPLGVMEADALVIQSEQKLMHQAEELIVMVDSSKFSRRSSLILCPLDRVTTVITDDGVTDDAARMIEDAGVRLIIAGAAAADTAREDSSSAA; this is translated from the coding sequence ATGCACGAACGTGAACGCCATCGCATCATCTTGAGCGCTATCCAGGAAAAGCCCGTCATCACGGTGCAGGATATCGCCGAATTGACCGAGGCATCGGAAGCGACGATCCGGCGCGACATCGCTTCGCTGCACGTTCAGGGCAAGCTCCGGCGCGTCCGCGGCGGCGCCGAAGCAATGCATCCTCCGCAGATCGGTCAGCTTTCGGCCCGATCGTTCCGGGTGTCGGAATCGGTCAATATCGACAAGAAGCGCGCAATCGCCCGCCGCGCGGTCGAACTCTGTGACGAAGGCGACAGCGTCATCATCAACGGCGGCACGACGACGTTCCAGATGGTGCATTTCATGTCGGCGCGACGCCTGCAGGTGATGACCAATTCGTTTGCGATCGCCGAACACCTAGTCAAGCATTCGAAGAACACGGTGACGATACCGGGCGGCGCGATCTACCGCGAGCAGAGCCTGATCCTGTCGCCCTTCGACAATGATGCGATCCGCAATTTTTACGCACGGCGCATGTTCATCGGCGCGCAGGGGGTCGGCCCGCTCGGCGTGATGGAAGCCGACGCGCTGGTAATCCAGAGCGAGCAGAAGCTGATGCACCAGGCTGAGGAACTGATCGTGATGGTGGATTCGTCGAAGTTTTCGCGCCGATCGAGCCTCATCCTCTGCCCGCTCGATCGGGTGACGACTGTCATCACCGATGACGGCGTGACCGACGACGCCGCACGGATGATCGAGGATGCGGGCGTCAGACTGATTATTGCCGGTGCCGCCGCAGCGGACACGGCCAGGGAGGATTCTTCGTCGGCCGCGTGA
- the rhaS gene encoding rhamnose ABC transporter substrate-binding protein → MKLAKKLALGAAFAFAALTSTMTTASAADMKIALVVKSLGNGFFEAANKGAQEAAKELGGVQVIYTGPTSTTAEGQIEVINSLIAQGVDAIAISANDPDAVIPALKKATQRGIKVISWDSAVAKEGRIMHLNPSSNELIGKMCLTLAKDHLDGGKGGFAILSATTTSTNQNTWIAEMKKQLKDFPGLNLVTTVYGDDLADKSYREAQGLLTSQPNVKVIVAPTTVGVLAASQAVKDAGKIGQVYVTGLGLPSEMAGAIKSGATKEFAIWNPIDLGYSATQIAYHLVKGDADGKPGSDIKAGRMGSIKIGDNGEAAMADPFVYNAKNIDEFSKIF, encoded by the coding sequence ATGAAACTTGCAAAGAAACTCGCTCTCGGCGCGGCATTCGCCTTCGCCGCCCTGACATCGACAATGACGACGGCAAGCGCCGCCGACATGAAGATTGCGCTGGTCGTCAAATCGCTCGGCAACGGCTTCTTCGAAGCCGCCAACAAGGGCGCGCAGGAAGCTGCCAAGGAACTCGGCGGCGTCCAGGTCATCTATACTGGCCCGACCTCCACGACGGCCGAAGGCCAGATCGAAGTGATCAACTCGCTGATCGCACAAGGCGTCGATGCGATTGCCATCTCCGCCAACGATCCGGACGCCGTCATACCGGCGCTGAAGAAGGCCACCCAGCGCGGCATCAAAGTGATCTCCTGGGATTCGGCGGTCGCCAAGGAAGGCCGCATCATGCACCTGAACCCGTCTTCCAACGAGCTGATCGGTAAGATGTGCCTGACGCTCGCCAAGGACCACCTGGATGGCGGCAAGGGCGGTTTCGCGATCCTTTCGGCCACCACCACCTCGACGAACCAGAACACCTGGATCGCCGAGATGAAGAAGCAGCTCAAGGATTTTCCGGGCCTGAACCTCGTCACGACAGTCTATGGTGACGACCTCGCCGACAAGTCCTATCGCGAAGCACAGGGCCTCTTGACCTCGCAGCCGAACGTCAAGGTCATCGTTGCTCCGACCACGGTCGGCGTGCTCGCCGCCTCGCAGGCCGTCAAGGATGCCGGCAAGATCGGCCAGGTCTATGTGACAGGTCTCGGCTTGCCATCTGAAATGGCCGGTGCCATCAAGTCCGGCGCCACCAAGGAATTTGCCATCTGGAACCCGATCGACCTCGGTTATTCTGCCACCCAGATTGCCTATCACCTCGTCAAGGGTGATGCGGACGGCAAGCCGGGCTCGGACATCAAGGCCGGCCGCATGGGCTCGATCAAGATCGGCGACAATGGCGAAGCCGCCATGGCCGACCCCTTCGTCTACAACGCCAAGAACATCGACGAGTTCTCGAAGATCTTCTGA
- a CDS encoding sugar ABC transporter ATP-binding protein, which yields MNGVTNIQDRSLRPAPTTEAMPILEMRGISQIFPGVKALDGVSIKLYPGQVTALIGENGAGKSTLVKILTGIYRPNEGEILIDGQPTTFASAQAAIDAGVTAIHQETVLFDELSVAENIFLGHAPRTRFGTIDWRRINSGAKALMLQLESDIDPTIRLRDLSIAQRHLVAIARALSVEARIVIMDEPTAALSRKEIDDLFRIVENLKRQGKAILFISHKFDEVYEIAENYAVFRDGRAVGQGRLRETPQDEIVRLMVGRDVKDVFPKVEVQIGAPVFRVENYCHPTEFRDISFELRRGEILGLYGLIGAGRSELCQSLFGVTRPSSGRLVLEGRPLDIRSSGDAIRAGIVYVPEERGRHGLALPMPIFQNMSLPSLGKTSRSGFLKAANELALARKYAERLDLRAAALSVPVGTLSGGNQQKVVIGKWLATQPKVIILDEPTKGIDIGSKAAVHAFIGELAAEGLSIIMVSSELPEILGMSDRVMVMREGLSAGVFEREALSAEALVRAATGNQ from the coding sequence ATGAACGGCGTTACGAACATTCAAGACCGATCGCTTCGACCGGCACCGACGACGGAAGCAATGCCGATCCTGGAAATGCGCGGCATCAGCCAGATCTTTCCGGGCGTCAAAGCCCTCGATGGGGTCAGCATCAAGCTTTACCCCGGCCAGGTGACGGCGCTGATCGGCGAAAACGGCGCCGGCAAGTCGACGCTCGTCAAGATTTTGACCGGTATCTACCGCCCGAACGAGGGCGAGATCCTGATCGACGGTCAGCCCACCACATTCGCGAGCGCGCAGGCGGCGATCGACGCCGGTGTTACCGCAATCCATCAGGAAACCGTCCTCTTCGACGAGTTGAGTGTCGCGGAAAACATCTTTCTCGGCCATGCGCCGCGCACCCGTTTCGGCACGATCGACTGGCGCAGGATCAATTCCGGCGCCAAGGCCCTCATGCTTCAGCTCGAAAGCGATATCGACCCGACGATCCGACTGCGCGACCTGTCGATCGCCCAGCGCCACCTTGTGGCCATCGCTCGGGCGCTGTCGGTCGAGGCCCGCATCGTCATCATGGACGAGCCGACCGCCGCCCTCTCCCGCAAGGAGATCGATGACCTCTTCCGCATCGTCGAGAACCTGAAGCGGCAGGGCAAGGCGATCCTCTTCATCAGCCACAAGTTCGACGAGGTCTATGAGATCGCTGAGAACTACGCGGTTTTTCGCGATGGCCGCGCCGTCGGCCAGGGCCGGCTGAGGGAGACGCCTCAGGACGAGATCGTCCGGCTGATGGTCGGCCGCGACGTCAAGGACGTCTTTCCCAAGGTCGAGGTCCAGATCGGCGCGCCGGTTTTCCGCGTCGAGAACTATTGCCATCCGACCGAATTCCGTGACATTTCCTTCGAGCTTCGTCGCGGCGAAATCCTGGGGCTCTACGGCCTGATCGGCGCCGGGCGTTCGGAACTCTGCCAGTCGCTATTCGGCGTGACCCGGCCCTCATCCGGCCGGCTGGTGCTGGAAGGCAGGCCGCTCGACATCCGCTCCTCGGGCGACGCGATCCGCGCCGGCATCGTCTATGTGCCGGAGGAGCGCGGCCGCCACGGTCTGGCGCTGCCCATGCCGATCTTCCAGAACATGTCGCTGCCATCACTTGGCAAGACCTCCCGCTCTGGCTTTCTCAAGGCTGCTAACGAACTTGCGCTTGCACGAAAATATGCCGAGCGGCTGGACCTGCGCGCTGCAGCTCTTTCAGTGCCCGTCGGCACGTTGTCCGGCGGCAACCAGCAGAAGGTCGTCATCGGCAAATGGCTGGCGACCCAGCCGAAGGTGATCATTCTCGACGAGCCAACCAAGGGCATCGACATCGGCTCCAAGGCCGCCGTTCACGCCTTCATCGGTGAACTCGCCGCCGAAGGTCTGTCGATCATCATGGTATCATCCGAGCTTCCGGAAATCCTCGGCATGTCCGACCGGGTGATGGTGATGCGCGAGGGCCTCTCCGCTGGCGTCTTCGAGCGTGAAGCCTTGAGCGCCGAAGCGCTGGTGCGCGCCGCGACGGGCAACCAGTGA
- a CDS encoding ABC transporter permease, which yields MNRLLKNRQILLTVIIAMMIVGFATRAQGFAAPGNLANIFNDTSILIILALGQMTVILTKSIDLSVAANLAFTGMAVAMTNAAYPDLPLALLIVMAVGIGAFLGAINGYLVWVLRIPPIVVTLGTLTIYRGMAFVLSGGGWVNAHQMAPSFLNVPRMPVLGLPILSWIAILIVLGAWFVLTRLPFGRAAYASGGNPTAAIYAGIDIGWTKFIAFVVSGALAGLSGYLWVSRYAVAYVDIAAGFELDTVAACVIGGISIAGGIGSVGGAVLGALFLGVIKNALPVIGISPFAQMAISGIVIVLAVVFNARAERKAGRIILRDRGAKEVSA from the coding sequence ATGAACCGCCTCCTGAAGAACCGCCAAATCCTGCTCACCGTCATCATTGCCATGATGATCGTCGGCTTCGCGACACGCGCGCAGGGCTTTGCCGCTCCCGGCAATCTCGCCAATATCTTCAACGACACCTCGATCCTGATCATCCTGGCGCTCGGCCAGATGACGGTGATCCTGACCAAATCGATCGATCTTTCGGTCGCCGCCAACCTTGCCTTCACCGGCATGGCGGTCGCCATGACCAATGCCGCCTATCCCGACCTGCCGCTGGCCCTGCTCATCGTCATGGCGGTCGGCATCGGCGCCTTTCTCGGCGCGATCAACGGTTACCTCGTCTGGGTGCTGCGTATCCCGCCGATCGTCGTGACGCTTGGAACGCTGACGATCTATCGCGGCATGGCCTTCGTGCTGTCGGGCGGCGGCTGGGTGAACGCCCACCAGATGGCCCCTTCCTTCCTCAACGTCCCCCGAATGCCGGTACTCGGCCTGCCGATCCTTTCCTGGATCGCTATCCTCATCGTGCTCGGCGCCTGGTTCGTGCTGACCCGCCTGCCCTTCGGCCGGGCGGCCTATGCATCCGGTGGCAACCCGACCGCGGCGATCTATGCCGGCATCGATATCGGTTGGACCAAGTTCATCGCCTTCGTGGTGTCGGGCGCGCTCGCCGGCCTCTCCGGTTATCTCTGGGTGTCGCGTTATGCGGTCGCCTATGTGGATATCGCCGCCGGCTTCGAGCTGGATACGGTCGCGGCCTGTGTCATCGGCGGCATCTCGATCGCCGGCGGCATCGGCTCGGTCGGCGGCGCCGTGCTCGGCGCGCTTTTCCTGGGCGTCATCAAGAACGCGCTGCCCGTCATCGGCATCTCGCCATTCGCACAGATGGCGATCTCCGGCATCGTCATCGTGCTCGCCGTCGTCTTCAACGCCCGCGCCGAGCGCAAGGCCGGCCGCATCATCCTGCGCGATCGCGGCGCGAAAGAGGTGTCCGCATGA